The following are encoded in a window of Telmatobacter sp. DSM 110680 genomic DNA:
- a CDS encoding alpha/beta hydrolase encodes MKLSAPMFLASTFAVLSLSAQAPAPLLTPESKLPAQHSVPVFGQKIVYYDIGTGPAIVLVHGFGSEARFDWGNVLLPLSQHHRVIAMDQIGFGGSDKPFIDYSIQTYVDFLGEFLRTLNVHEFTLVGESLGGWISALYTIESLAPANTGVNALPVPRRLVLEDAAGMSAAHMTGQSIPIPIAGTLADAHGVAIVFHDKSRVTDEFVRESWAMKMKANDGFTERSIWSSSKLAAEVVKDRLSTISIPTLVVWGGNDELVPLEQGRAYAAGIPGSKFVMVPDCGHAPSIEKPQEFLNAVIPFIDAH; translated from the coding sequence ATGAAACTATCTGCTCCGATGTTCTTAGCTAGCACATTTGCGGTTCTGTCGCTAAGCGCGCAGGCGCCCGCGCCACTTCTTACTCCAGAGTCGAAGCTCCCGGCGCAGCACAGTGTTCCGGTCTTCGGGCAGAAGATTGTCTATTACGACATCGGCACGGGGCCCGCGATTGTGCTGGTTCACGGATTCGGCAGCGAGGCCCGGTTCGACTGGGGCAATGTGTTGCTGCCTCTTTCGCAACACCATCGCGTGATCGCGATGGACCAGATCGGATTTGGCGGTTCGGACAAGCCATTCATCGACTACTCGATTCAGACCTATGTCGACTTTCTTGGAGAATTTCTGCGCACGCTCAATGTGCACGAGTTCACACTGGTGGGCGAGTCGCTGGGCGGATGGATATCTGCGCTTTACACGATTGAATCGCTTGCACCGGCTAACACGGGCGTGAATGCGCTGCCTGTCCCACGGCGGCTGGTGCTTGAGGATGCGGCGGGTATGTCGGCGGCGCACATGACCGGGCAGTCGATTCCGATTCCGATCGCCGGCACACTCGCAGATGCGCATGGCGTGGCGATCGTGTTCCATGACAAGTCGCGCGTGACCGATGAATTTGTGCGAGAGTCATGGGCGATGAAGATGAAGGCCAACGACGGATTTACCGAGCGATCGATCTGGAGCAGTTCGAAACTTGCTGCCGAAGTTGTAAAGGATCGCCTTAGCACGATCTCAATACCGACACTGGTGGTTTGGGGCGGCAACGATGAACTTGTTCCGCTGGAACAGGGGCGAGCGTACGCAGCAGGAATTCCCGGCTCGAAATTTGTCATGGTTCCTGATTGCGGACACGCGCCATCCATTGAGAAGCCGCAAGAGTTTCTAAATGCGGTGATTCCGTTCATCGACGCTCACTAG
- the bglX gene encoding beta-glucosidase BglX, whose protein sequence is MKAILSCTLLFLALAANISGQTAPITADEAHHRAEALLKQMTIEEKVGQMNQSSGIVMPLLASEKPDNLIVQGKVGSILWLIDVKEINRLQHLAVDKSRLHIPILFAFDVIHGYRTVFPIPLAMAASWDPGVEEAAQHLAGEDARAAGIRWTFTPMVDIARDSRWGRIVEGAGEDPYLGAAMARAQVRGFQGESLGPDSVVACVKHFAGYGAAEGGRDYDSSYVPEELMQNVYLVPFHAAEQAGAGSFMSAYMDLNDVPATGNHWLLTDVLRKQWGFKGFVVSDAWAVGALQTHGYAKDPEDAAFKAVTAGLDMDMASLTYPKYLAGLVHSGKVKEAQLDAAVLPILEVKYELGLFDHPYVDESKVDSTLSRPEGRELERKVAARSMVLLKNDKHTLPLAKSIKKIAVIGALADSVRDIEGGWTVEGLFGGGSKSNPVTILAGLKNKLGPGTEINYVAGPSPVRLFPSLFDAISGTKPPPPPTDAEIAESIAKAKAAAAGADVVIAVVGETAVMSSESASRASMELPGIQQQMLEAAASTGKPLVLVLENGRPVDVQWASKHIPAILEAWYPGTEGGNAVADVLFGDVNPGGKLPISWAHSAGEEPLYYNHNLTHEPEDRPNFTSRYWDVSSKPLYPFGYGLSYTSFKFDHLRLSKTTMTTGDATEVQVDVTNTGKLAGDAVAQIYIHQRWGSASRPVRQLKGFKRIALQPGETQTLKFTLGKDELEFWSPQTKAWAVEPSTFDVWAGEDSTASLHAELSVTE, encoded by the coding sequence ATGAAAGCGATTTTGTCCTGCACGCTCCTCTTTCTTGCGCTGGCCGCTAACATTTCTGGGCAAACTGCCCCCATCACCGCCGACGAGGCACACCATCGGGCTGAAGCGCTCCTCAAGCAGATGACCATCGAGGAAAAAGTCGGGCAGATGAATCAATCCTCCGGCATCGTCATGCCCCTCCTGGCCAGCGAGAAGCCCGACAACCTGATCGTCCAAGGCAAAGTCGGCTCCATTCTCTGGCTGATTGACGTCAAGGAGATCAATCGCCTGCAGCACCTCGCTGTGGACAAGTCGCGCCTGCATATTCCGATTCTTTTCGCGTTCGATGTTATCCATGGATACCGGACTGTCTTTCCCATCCCATTGGCGATGGCCGCCTCATGGGATCCGGGCGTCGAAGAAGCTGCGCAGCACCTGGCCGGCGAAGATGCCCGGGCCGCAGGCATTCGCTGGACCTTCACTCCAATGGTCGACATTGCACGGGATTCGCGCTGGGGACGAATCGTTGAGGGAGCGGGCGAAGACCCTTATCTCGGAGCTGCAATGGCTCGTGCACAGGTGCGTGGATTCCAGGGCGAATCTCTGGGCCCCGATAGCGTCGTGGCCTGCGTGAAGCATTTTGCCGGCTATGGTGCTGCAGAAGGTGGTCGCGATTACGACTCCTCCTACGTTCCTGAAGAGCTCATGCAAAACGTGTACCTCGTTCCGTTTCATGCCGCCGAACAGGCTGGCGCGGGTAGTTTCATGAGCGCTTACATGGATCTGAACGATGTACCGGCCACGGGGAACCACTGGCTGCTGACTGACGTTCTCCGCAAGCAGTGGGGCTTCAAGGGGTTCGTCGTCTCCGATGCGTGGGCCGTCGGCGCACTCCAGACGCACGGATACGCAAAAGATCCCGAAGATGCGGCGTTCAAAGCGGTCACGGCTGGTCTTGATATGGATATGGCCAGCCTCACCTATCCCAAATATCTCGCTGGACTCGTCCATTCGGGCAAGGTGAAGGAGGCGCAACTTGACGCTGCGGTTCTTCCTATCCTCGAAGTGAAGTATGAGCTCGGCTTGTTCGATCATCCTTACGTCGATGAATCCAAGGTGGACTCGACACTCAGCCGTCCTGAAGGCCGGGAACTCGAGCGCAAGGTGGCAGCGCGTTCAATGGTGCTGCTTAAGAATGACAAACACACCTTGCCTTTGGCGAAGTCCATCAAGAAAATCGCTGTCATCGGCGCGTTGGCCGATTCGGTACGCGACATCGAAGGTGGCTGGACCGTTGAAGGTCTCTTCGGCGGAGGATCGAAAAGTAATCCAGTCACGATCCTCGCAGGCCTGAAGAACAAGCTTGGCCCCGGTACCGAAATCAACTACGTTGCCGGCCCCAGCCCGGTGCGCCTGTTCCCCTCCTTGTTCGACGCTATCTCCGGAACCAAACCGCCTCCACCTCCGACCGACGCTGAAATCGCCGAGTCGATTGCAAAAGCGAAGGCCGCTGCAGCCGGCGCAGACGTGGTAATTGCGGTCGTTGGCGAGACTGCTGTGATGAGCAGTGAATCCGCCTCGCGTGCCTCCATGGAACTGCCCGGCATCCAGCAGCAGATGCTCGAAGCCGCAGCTTCCACCGGCAAGCCTTTAGTCCTGGTATTGGAGAACGGTCGTCCTGTCGACGTGCAATGGGCTTCGAAGCATATTCCGGCAATTCTGGAAGCTTGGTATCCGGGAACTGAGGGCGGCAATGCGGTGGCTGATGTCCTCTTTGGCGATGTGAATCCAGGCGGCAAGCTTCCTATCAGTTGGGCTCACTCGGCTGGCGAGGAGCCGCTCTACTATAACCACAACCTCACCCACGAACCAGAAGACCGGCCCAACTTTACATCGCGCTATTGGGACGTCTCAAGCAAACCGCTCTATCCCTTCGGCTATGGTCTTAGCTATACCAGCTTCAAATTCGATCACCTGCGCCTCAGCAAGACCACTATGACGACTGGCGATGCTACCGAAGTGCAAGTGGATGTGACCAACACCGGGAAGCTGGCGGGAGATGCGGTCGCGCAGATCTACATTCACCAGCGCTGGGGATCGGCCTCGCGCCCTGTCCGCCAGTTGAAAGGATTCAAGCGCATCGCGTTACAACCAGGAGAGACCCAGACGCTCAAGTTCACGCTGGGCAAAGATGAGCTTGAATTTTGGAGCCCGCAGACAAAGGCATGGGCAGTGGAGCCCAGCACGTTCGACGTCTGGGCTGGCGAAGACTCAACCGCAAGCTTACACGCCGAGTTGAGCGTCACCGAATAA
- a CDS encoding glycoside hydrolase family 2 TIM barrel-domain containing protein, producing MTAFVARHVLNKVTSVLHFFVFLLMAVAILAPCALAVPVPIVLTGADRRPATSLNGEWASIVDPYFSGLFSFHHEEKKNGYFMNYKAKPGDPFPTEYDFSKAPKLKVPGDWNTQRDSLMFYEGPIWYEKDFTYDPKPHTKVFLHIGAANYHSWFWVNGQKVCEHEGGFTAFNCDVTEAIHAGGNFVVAAVDNTRHEDNVPTLETDWWNYGGLTREVSLIQVPETFIDQYDLHLSGKEAGSIEGWVHVIGGQPGEKVDVEIADLRGKATADIGADGRAAFHFNVQGLERWTPESPKLYKVAIHAGGDSINELMGFRTIETRGSEILLNGKPIFLRGISIHAEAPYRTGRAYSDKDAETLLGWAKELGCNYVRLAHYPHDETMLRAADRMGLLVWSENPVYWALQFDNPKVLAKAEQQLDEEINTSRNHAAIILWSMANETPNNTARTQFIETLAIRARSLDPTRLITAALLVRAKGDTKIVDDPLGKALDVIGINEYIGWYEGHPESADTTQWQIDYEKPVIVSEFGAGAKAGLHGGENERWTEEYQADVFRHQLPMLNKIAQLRGMSPWCLMDFRSPNRPLTGIQDEFNRKGLISDQGQKKAVFYVLQKAYKEKTIGKAD from the coding sequence ATGACTGCTTTCGTCGCTCGCCATGTTTTGAACAAGGTAACTTCTGTTCTTCATTTTTTCGTTTTTCTTCTCATGGCAGTTGCAATCCTTGCTCCGTGCGCTCTCGCCGTCCCGGTGCCCATCGTGCTTACTGGCGCCGATCGCCGCCCGGCAACGTCTCTCAATGGAGAGTGGGCGTCTATTGTCGATCCGTACTTCTCAGGCCTGTTCAGCTTCCATCATGAAGAAAAGAAGAATGGCTACTTCATGAATTACAAAGCGAAGCCTGGCGATCCATTCCCCACCGAATATGACTTCTCCAAGGCGCCAAAACTCAAGGTCCCGGGCGATTGGAACACGCAGCGCGATTCGCTCATGTTCTACGAAGGACCAATCTGGTATGAGAAGGACTTCACGTACGATCCCAAACCGCATACTAAAGTTTTTCTCCACATTGGGGCGGCTAACTATCATTCATGGTTCTGGGTCAATGGTCAGAAAGTCTGCGAGCACGAGGGCGGATTTACCGCGTTCAACTGCGATGTAACCGAGGCCATTCACGCCGGCGGTAACTTCGTGGTTGCTGCGGTAGATAACACCCGTCACGAAGACAACGTGCCCACACTCGAAACTGACTGGTGGAATTATGGCGGCCTGACGCGTGAAGTTTCGCTGATCCAGGTACCTGAGACCTTCATTGATCAGTATGATTTGCATCTGAGCGGTAAAGAAGCGGGTTCGATTGAAGGGTGGGTTCATGTCATAGGTGGACAACCGGGTGAGAAAGTGGATGTTGAAATTGCCGATCTGCGCGGAAAGGCGACAGCGGACATCGGCGCGGATGGTCGAGCTGCATTCCACTTCAACGTGCAGGGATTAGAGCGCTGGACGCCAGAGTCGCCGAAGCTCTACAAAGTAGCGATCCACGCGGGCGGCGATTCTATCAACGAGTTGATGGGATTTCGCACGATCGAAACACGCGGCTCCGAGATTCTGCTCAACGGCAAACCGATCTTCCTTCGCGGCATTTCAATCCACGCCGAAGCACCCTATCGCACTGGTCGCGCCTATTCAGATAAAGATGCGGAGACCTTGCTAGGCTGGGCTAAGGAACTGGGCTGTAACTACGTTCGCCTTGCGCACTATCCGCACGATGAGACCATGCTGCGCGCTGCCGATCGCATGGGCTTATTGGTCTGGTCGGAGAATCCGGTTTACTGGGCGCTCCAATTTGACAACCCCAAAGTGCTGGCGAAGGCTGAGCAACAACTTGACGAGGAGATCAACACCTCACGCAATCATGCAGCCATCATTCTCTGGTCCATGGCGAACGAAACGCCTAACAATACTGCACGCACCCAGTTCATTGAAACACTGGCAATCCGCGCTCGCAGTCTCGATCCGACGCGATTGATTACGGCTGCTCTGCTCGTGCGCGCGAAAGGCGATACCAAGATCGTGGATGATCCACTGGGAAAGGCTCTGGACGTAATTGGGATCAACGAATATATCGGATGGTACGAAGGGCATCCCGAAAGCGCCGACACAACCCAGTGGCAGATTGATTATGAAAAGCCGGTAATCGTCAGCGAATTTGGTGCGGGTGCAAAGGCAGGCCTGCACGGCGGCGAAAACGAACGCTGGACCGAGGAGTATCAGGCAGATGTTTTTCGCCATCAATTGCCGATGCTGAACAAGATCGCGCAACTCAGAGGCATGAGCCCCTGGTGCCTCATGGATTTCCGTTCGCCCAATCGCCCCTTGACAGGTATTCAGGATGAATTCAATCGCAAAGGATTGATCTCCGATCAGGGACAAAAGAAGGCAGTCTTCTATGTGCTGCAAAAAGCCTACAAGGAGAAAACCATCGGAAAGGCCGATTAA
- the glyA gene encoding serine hydroxymethyltransferase, whose product MTDRMALSLAQADPEVAAAVDHETLRQHEGLEMIASENFVSEAVLEAAGSVFTNKYAEGYPGKRYYGGCEYADVVENLARDRAKQIFGAEFANVQPHSGSQANASAYMAVLQAGDTILGLDLAHGGHLTHGHKLSFSGKLYKTTFYTVRRDTEVIDYDELEAIAEREKPKVIIGGASAYPRLWDFERMRQIADKVGAKYIFDMAHIAGLVAGGAHPSPVPHAHITTTTTHKTLRGPRAGLILCGKDFQVGQKPEQTLGKAIDMAVFPGQQGGPLVHIIAAKAVAFGEVLRPEFKSYAAQTVANCKALATAMQETGYRLVSGGTDNHLILVDVFQKGILGSEAELALGKAGITVNKNAIPYDTNPPLKPSGIRIGTPALTTRGMKEPEMRIIATWIAKALEKRNDDAALEHIRGEVAEMANRFPLYAWRRQGVAVNA is encoded by the coding sequence ATGACTGATCGCATGGCCCTTTCCCTGGCCCAGGCCGACCCTGAAGTAGCCGCCGCCGTTGACCACGAAACCCTCCGCCAGCACGAGGGCCTCGAGATGATCGCCAGCGAAAACTTCGTCTCCGAAGCGGTGCTTGAGGCTGCCGGCTCTGTCTTCACCAACAAGTATGCCGAAGGATATCCGGGAAAACGTTACTACGGCGGCTGCGAGTATGCCGACGTGGTTGAGAACCTGGCTCGCGATCGTGCCAAACAGATATTTGGAGCGGAGTTTGCCAACGTTCAGCCGCACTCCGGCTCGCAGGCGAATGCTTCCGCCTACATGGCCGTCTTGCAGGCGGGCGACACCATCCTCGGCCTCGACCTGGCTCACGGTGGCCACCTGACACACGGTCACAAGCTCAGTTTCAGCGGTAAGCTTTACAAGACAACTTTTTATACCGTCCGTCGCGATACTGAAGTCATCGACTACGATGAACTCGAAGCGATTGCCGAGCGCGAAAAGCCCAAGGTCATCATTGGCGGCGCCAGCGCTTACCCGCGTCTTTGGGATTTCGAGCGCATGCGCCAGATCGCGGACAAGGTCGGCGCCAAATACATCTTTGACATGGCGCATATCGCCGGACTCGTCGCGGGCGGAGCGCATCCTTCCCCGGTCCCACATGCGCACATCACCACCACAACCACGCATAAAACGCTGCGTGGACCGCGCGCTGGACTGATTCTCTGTGGCAAGGATTTTCAGGTTGGCCAGAAACCGGAACAGACTCTGGGCAAGGCCATCGATATGGCGGTATTTCCAGGCCAGCAGGGTGGACCGCTGGTGCACATCATTGCTGCCAAAGCAGTCGCATTTGGCGAAGTTCTGCGGCCCGAATTCAAATCTTATGCTGCGCAAACAGTCGCCAACTGCAAAGCGCTGGCCACGGCCATGCAGGAGACCGGTTATCGCCTGGTTTCTGGCGGAACAGACAATCACTTGATCCTCGTCGATGTCTTCCAAAAGGGAATTCTTGGATCGGAAGCTGAGCTTGCTCTCGGCAAGGCTGGCATCACCGTCAACAAAAACGCGATTCCTTACGACACGAATCCCCCGCTCAAGCCTTCCGGGATTCGCATCGGCACGCCCGCGCTCACAACGCGCGGCATGAAGGAGCCAGAGATGCGCATCATCGCAACCTGGATCGCGAAGGCTCTCGAGAAACGCAACGACGATGCGGCGCTTGAACACATTCGCGGCGAGGTTGCGGAGATGGCCAACCGGTTCCCACTCTATGCATGGCGGCGACAGGGTGTTGCGGTCAACGCATAA
- a CDS encoding DUF1223 domain-containing protein, whose protein sequence is MPVLVELFTSEGCSDCPPADVLLAKIDATQPISGAQAIVLSEHVTYWNHQGWSDPFSLDAMTERQEQYVQRFGLDSSYTPQMVVDGTEQFVGSNARSLVDAVEKQIKVPKKSVMIEHAQWENGAVQFSIHADAPAGTKLVAVLAANSTHSEVARGENAGRTLHHTAVVRVLKEFNVDVADGRALKLAAGPLAEKNQEKVPVRLVVFLADRKTGHVLGAAEQILQQ, encoded by the coding sequence GTGCCCGTGCTCGTTGAATTGTTCACATCGGAGGGCTGCTCGGACTGTCCGCCGGCAGACGTGCTGCTCGCAAAGATCGATGCAACGCAGCCTATTTCTGGTGCGCAGGCGATTGTTCTCAGCGAACACGTGACCTATTGGAATCATCAGGGCTGGAGCGATCCCTTCTCGCTTGATGCCATGACGGAGCGACAGGAGCAATACGTGCAACGCTTCGGTCTCGACTCGAGTTACACGCCTCAAATGGTCGTAGATGGAACCGAGCAATTCGTCGGAAGCAACGCGCGATCCCTGGTCGACGCTGTCGAAAAACAAATCAAGGTACCAAAGAAGAGCGTCATGATCGAGCATGCTCAATGGGAGAACGGAGCCGTACAATTTTCGATTCACGCAGATGCTCCTGCGGGGACGAAACTGGTTGCGGTTCTGGCTGCCAATTCAACTCACTCCGAGGTCGCGCGCGGAGAAAACGCTGGCCGCACGTTGCACCATACCGCAGTGGTGCGCGTGCTGAAGGAATTCAATGTTGACGTAGCAGATGGTCGCGCACTGAAGCTCGCCGCGGGACCCCTGGCGGAGAAGAATCAGGAAAAAGTTCCGGTGCGTCTGGTCGTCTTTCTCGCAGATCGCAAAACCGGCCATGTGCTCGGCGCGGCGGAGCAGATCCTGCAGCAATAA
- a CDS encoding M23 family metallopeptidase: MTGSRVLRLTCLLALTTIGTYAQRLGMRSAVSLTPTIVEAGSPELIVISMPNAKSIYGEWLGKKIEFFQRGEKWVALAGVDVEAPPGTTTLKITGETSSGEIDLSQTVEIHPAHYRTGALTVPPKFVEPGPDEQKVIAADAEIKTRVFASSVAEPLWHGSFRAPVLAKPTDSFGTRRMFNGKLASVHKGMDFRAAKGTVVRASNSGVVVLARPLYYEGNCVIIDHGLGLYTLSMHFSRIDVHEGQHVIAGDKLGLSGATGRVTGPHLHWAVRWEGAYLDPGKLLRLNLNAIK, translated from the coding sequence ATGACCGGCTCTCGTGTTTTGCGGCTTACTTGTCTGCTTGCGCTCACCACAATCGGCACCTACGCGCAGCGCCTTGGCATGAGATCTGCCGTGTCCTTGACGCCGACGATCGTTGAGGCGGGGTCGCCGGAGTTGATTGTGATCTCCATGCCGAATGCTAAAAGCATCTATGGTGAATGGCTCGGAAAGAAGATTGAATTTTTTCAACGTGGAGAGAAGTGGGTTGCGCTTGCGGGCGTCGACGTCGAAGCGCCGCCGGGAACAACGACGCTGAAGATTACCGGAGAGACAAGCAGCGGCGAAATCGATCTCAGTCAGACGGTCGAGATTCACCCGGCGCACTACCGCACAGGCGCGCTAACTGTTCCGCCAAAGTTTGTTGAGCCCGGACCCGACGAACAGAAAGTCATCGCTGCCGATGCAGAGATCAAGACCAGGGTGTTCGCATCGAGTGTCGCCGAGCCGCTTTGGCATGGAAGCTTTCGCGCACCAGTGCTCGCCAAGCCGACCGACAGCTTTGGTACGCGCCGCATGTTCAACGGCAAGCTGGCGAGCGTTCACAAAGGCATGGATTTTCGTGCCGCGAAGGGAACGGTGGTGCGCGCTTCGAACAGCGGAGTTGTGGTGCTGGCACGTCCGCTCTACTACGAAGGCAACTGCGTGATCATCGATCACGGGCTGGGCCTCTACACGCTGTCGATGCATTTCAGCCGCATCGATGTGCACGAAGGGCAGCACGTGATTGCGGGCGACAAGCTGGGACTGAGCGGCGCGACAGGACGCGTGACCGGACCGCATTTGCATTGGGCCGTGCGCTGGGAAGGCGCTTATCTCGATCCGGGTAAGCTGCTCAGGTTGAATCTGAATGCAATCAAGTAG
- a CDS encoding abhydrolase domain-containing 18: protein MFREKYARWMYDWETRLTTRDENRVVRPLEWGFEFIEPFLAAHGFGAAIPTPEALRDPAASEAAMARINQLLIRNSDVFFGYDKPTDFRLEERHPELFPTNVRPETLAKAAEIKRLAAEGKTSPAQFLRFTSPERTGYPDNDLVNARWYPAPEHKDPKRPKQAIVVMPQWNADAFSHNSLCAIFNRMGISALRLSKPYHDIRRPVELERSDYAVSANIGRTLSACRQAVVDIRCCIDWLEDQGYEHFGVLGTSLGSCYGFLASAHDPRIRVNAFNHASTAFGDVVWAGQSTRHVKQALDDVGMTQDRVRELWSAISPISYYDRIASAKAGGPDKRVLLIYANYDLTFPLPYSLQVVEAFQRIGLNFEKRVLPCGHYTTGETPFQYIDGWYMGSFVYRAFKSLRREKASRPAAAPASVPEAEEDLVSR, encoded by the coding sequence ATGTTCAGGGAAAAGTACGCGCGCTGGATGTACGACTGGGAAACCCGTCTCACCACCCGTGATGAAAATCGTGTTGTCAGGCCGCTTGAGTGGGGCTTCGAATTCATTGAGCCTTTTCTGGCGGCACATGGATTCGGCGCAGCAATCCCAACTCCAGAAGCTCTGCGTGATCCTGCCGCCTCTGAAGCCGCGATGGCGCGCATCAATCAGCTTCTTATCAGAAATAGCGACGTCTTCTTCGGCTACGACAAGCCGACAGACTTCCGCCTCGAGGAGCGTCACCCCGAACTGTTCCCGACAAATGTCAGACCCGAGACTCTGGCCAAGGCTGCCGAGATCAAACGCCTTGCGGCTGAGGGCAAAACATCACCCGCGCAATTTCTGCGGTTCACATCACCGGAACGCACGGGTTATCCCGACAATGATCTGGTCAACGCCCGCTGGTATCCCGCGCCCGAACACAAAGACCCGAAACGGCCAAAGCAAGCAATCGTAGTGATGCCGCAGTGGAACGCGGATGCATTCAGCCACAATTCTCTGTGCGCCATATTCAACCGCATGGGTATCTCCGCACTGCGTCTGTCCAAGCCGTATCACGACATCCGGCGCCCCGTGGAATTGGAGCGCTCCGACTACGCGGTCAGCGCCAACATCGGCCGGACGCTCTCCGCGTGCCGTCAGGCCGTGGTCGACATCCGCTGTTGCATCGACTGGCTTGAAGATCAGGGCTACGAGCATTTCGGCGTACTGGGCACAAGCCTCGGCTCCTGCTATGGATTTCTAGCGAGCGCCCACGATCCCCGCATTCGTGTGAATGCTTTCAATCATGCATCTACGGCATTTGGAGACGTGGTGTGGGCTGGACAGAGCACGCGCCATGTGAAGCAAGCTCTGGACGACGTAGGTATGACGCAAGATCGAGTGCGCGAGTTGTGGTCAGCCATCAGTCCAATCAGCTATTACGATCGCATCGCCAGTGCGAAAGCAGGCGGCCCCGACAAGAGGGTACTGCTGATCTACGCCAACTACGACCTGACCTTTCCTCTCCCATACTCGCTGCAGGTTGTTGAAGCATTTCAACGAATCGGCCTCAACTTCGAGAAGCGCGTGCTGCCTTGCGGCCACTACACCACAGGCGAAACGCCGTTCCAGTACATCGACGGCTGGTACATGGGCTCTTTCGTTTATCGCGCTTTCAAATCACTTCGGCGGGAAAAGGCATCCCGTCCAGCCGCTGCGCCAGCATCCGTGCCAGAAGCGGAAGAGGATCTAGTGTCGCGATAG
- a CDS encoding vitamin K epoxide reductase family protein yields the protein MRYVIAVLALAGAVVSGLALQIHYTAGTTPCSINEKWDCGVVNHSSYSMIEGVPVALIGILGFLALVWLGLARQRAVLSLAAAVGLAFALYLAHIERDVLNVWCLYCVISLGIIALITFLSPVWLIIDANQRRRRRW from the coding sequence ATGCGATATGTGATTGCGGTTCTTGCCCTGGCCGGGGCCGTCGTCTCGGGCCTTGCGCTTCAGATTCACTACACGGCTGGCACTACTCCCTGCTCTATTAATGAGAAATGGGACTGCGGTGTTGTGAACCACAGCTCCTACTCCATGATTGAAGGCGTGCCGGTCGCACTCATCGGGATCCTCGGTTTTCTCGCACTTGTTTGGCTGGGGTTGGCGCGACAACGGGCAGTGCTCTCGCTCGCTGCAGCAGTAGGTCTTGCATTTGCCCTTTACCTGGCTCATATCGAGCGCGATGTCCTGAATGTGTGGTGCCTCTACTGCGTCATTTCGCTCGGAATTATCGCGCTCATCACTTTCCTCAGTCCCGTGTGGCTCATCATCGATGCGAACCAGCGAAGGCGTAGACGCTGGTAA
- the nadD gene encoding nicotinate (nicotinamide) nucleotide adenylyltransferase, whose translation MRQPADRRQRIAFFGGSFDPPHLGHIGVALAAQTALQLDTVLFAPVGIQPLKPLGSTASFEDRVEMTQLAIRGFPQFSISLADAPNSSGTPNYTIETLMRLREQYPSATLFMLMGADSLVGLGHWYRGAEIPFVAPLIVASRPGQRLADMAAILPDGMIITEDATATEDASEIPLQVFTLRNTAGAATPFYLLPGLEIEISASDIRTQANAALDRLCAGHDLLPDAVCEYIAEHSLYH comes from the coding sequence ATGCGTCAGCCAGCCGATCGGAGACAGCGCATCGCTTTCTTTGGGGGCAGCTTCGACCCTCCTCATCTGGGGCACATTGGCGTCGCGCTCGCGGCACAGACCGCTTTGCAATTGGATACCGTCCTGTTTGCGCCGGTGGGCATTCAACCACTGAAGCCGCTTGGCTCAACAGCGAGCTTTGAAGATCGCGTCGAGATGACGCAGCTGGCAATTAGAGGGTTTCCACAGTTTTCGATTTCCCTTGCCGATGCGCCTAATTCCAGCGGCACGCCGAACTACACCATCGAGACGCTGATGCGGCTGCGGGAACAATATCCTTCGGCAACTCTCTTTATGTTGATGGGTGCGGACTCCCTCGTTGGGCTTGGCCACTGGTACCGAGGCGCAGAGATTCCTTTTGTCGCCCCACTGATCGTGGCTTCGCGCCCCGGACAACGACTTGCGGATATGGCCGCGATTCTGCCTGACGGAATGATAATCACGGAAGATGCAACGGCAACTGAAGACGCGTCGGAAATACCGCTGCAAGTTTTCACTCTCCGCAACACCGCCGGAGCAGCCACGCCGTTCTATCTTCTGCCTGGTCTCGAAATCGAAATCAGCGCATCAGATATAAGAACTCAAGCGAATGCAGCTCTTGATCGCCTTTGCGCAGGTCATGACCTGCTGCCGGATGCGGTCTGCGAATATATCGCGGAACATAGCCTCTACCACTGA